The Candidatus Zixiibacteriota bacterium DNA segment CAGGTGGGCAAAGGGACTGAATTCATTCTTTATTTCCCTGCTGTTGAGGCGCCCAAAGATGATAAACCGGTCAGGGAGAAATTATACTCCGGTCATGAGACGGTGCTGGTGGTTGATGACCTCGAAGAGCAGCGGGAAGTGGCGACCCAGCTTCTTTCCAGTCTCGGTTATATCGTTCTCACTGCCGCCGATGGTCACGGGGCAATCAGCCTGATGAAACAGAAAACATTCGACATGGTTGTTCTGGATATGATTCTTGAAAACGATTATGACGGATTAGACACCTATCGCGATATTATCAATATCAAACCCGGTCAAAAGGCCATCATCATGAGCGGCTTTTCTTCCACCGAAAGGGTCGGTGAAATGCAGAAGCTGGGAGCCGGCAGATTTATTCGGAAACCTTATACGCGTGAGGCAATAGGAAGAGCCATCAGAGAGGAACTTGATAAGGGTAAGCCGCCGGATGAATTCCCCAGCACACCTAATCTTAACACAGAGCGGCGTACAATTCCAATTTGAACGATTAAACCGGAAGGGGTCAGGCTTTCAACTGCCTTTTTGCCAGGTCACGATAGAGCGGGGATTCTTCAAGAAGTTCTTCATGTTTTCCCTCATCGACTATTCGGCCGTTATCAATAACCAGAATACGATCGGCATGCTCAACCGTGGATAGTCGATGGGCTATGATGATGGCGGTCTTGTCAATGAGGATATGCTTGAGCGACTCCTGAATCAATGCTTCGGATAGCGAATCCAGCGCCGAGGTGGCTTCATCGAGGATAAGAATGGACGGATTCTTGATAATTGCTCGGGCCAGGCAGATTCGCTGCTTTTCTCCTCCCGAGAGAGTGACGCCCCTTTCGCCCACCATGCTGTTGTAACCGTCATTGAGTGATGCTATGAAGTCATGGATATTGGCCACGCGGGCCGCCTCAATGACCTCCTCCATAGAGGCTCCCGGCTTGGAATAGGAAATATTCTCAAAGATGGTTGTCCGGAATAAGAGCGGATCCTGGTCAACCAGACTCATATTATCGCGCAGCGATTTTATCGAAAGCCTTCTAATATCTATCCCGTCCAGCTTTATGACCCCCGAATCGGGATCATAAAATCTCATAATAAGGTTAATGATGGTCGTCTTCCCTGACCCGGAGGGCCCGACAATGGCCAGCTTCTCTTTGGCTTTGATTTTCAGGTTTAGATCGGAAATATTGAATCCCTCGGCACTATAGCTGAAACCGACTTTTTCAAGGGCAATTTCGCCGGTTGCTTGTTCTATGACAGCCGGTTTTTCATCTTCCGTTATCGAAGGCGGGAGATCCAGATACTCGAAAATTCGATTGACCGAGGCCATGGCTCCCTGTACCTGAAGATTGATCGAGGCCAGATCCTGAATGGGTGAATAAAGATAGGTCAAGAGCATATAGAAGGCCATCAGAGCGCCCAGCTTCATGGTCCCCCCCGCAATCATATAAGTGCCCCACGAGAGAACCACGATCGGGCCGATCATATTTATGAAATGAATCAGATTGATCGAGAGCGAGTTAATGATGCTGTTTTTTATATACAGTCCCGTCAAGCCCTTTAAGACCGTATCGACTTTACCTCTTTCCGAATCCTCCTGACCGAATGCTTTGATGGTCTTAATCGAAAGGAATGCCTCCTGAATGCGGGCCGACAGCTGAGCGAGCGTCTCCTGAAGTCGACGCATGATATTATTCACCTTTTTCCCATAAGCGTGCGACAATAGAATTGTAAGCGGCACCGGAATAACGGCAATCAGGGTCAGGAAAGTATTCACGTTCAAAAGATAGATCATAATGGCCAGAAGCAGAAAGACATTGGTCAAAAACATTAAAAGGGTCGATGTCAGAAGTCCCTGCAGTTGCCCGGCATCGGAAAGGAGACGAGACATCATTTCGCCGACCTGATGCGTTTGAAAGAATTTCAGCGACAGTTTCTCCAGATGAGCAAAAAGCTGAGAGCGAATATCGGCAATAATGTTGGCGCCGACTTTCGCCGCCAGATAGTCCCGCAGATAGGAAAAGAAGATATTGAACAGATAAATGGTGATAAGGAAAGCCCCGAAGAGGACGACTTTCCGCAGATTCCCGCCCTGACCGTGGGCCGCAATCATGGATGGGATCAGGTTGTCAATCAGATACTGAACCGCCACCGGGAGAACCAGAGCCAGGCAAGCCATAATGGCCATGACGAAGAAAGTGATCAGTTCAATCACCCAGTACGGTTTCAGATAATTCCAGAGTCGCCTAATTTTTTTCATGGCTCGGTTCCGATTTCCACTCCAGGTAATATTTTGCTGCGGCGAACCTGAACGCAAGAGGAGTCAAGGCCGCTTTCATCGCATCAGAACGTTCCTCCAGCATTTTTCTCCAGAGATGTCGATCTTCGCCCTGAAGATCGCCCGACGGGTCGCAGTCCATGCTGGCCTCATACTGATCGTCGGTCCCTTTCCACCACTCCGGTTTCAGAAACCGGGTGCCGTATTTTTCTTCATAATATTGCCGATTGACATCCAATTCGCAACCGGGGAAATGCATATAAGCATGGGCAGCCCACATCAAGGAGGTTCCTCTGTATACAAGCTCGCGGTCGATAAAGGCGAAGGTCTCCTCAAGAGTGCGCCGTGTTTCACCCGGATGATTGAAGATGAGATTGGCGCGATGAAGCACCCCTTTTTCGGAAAGAAGATGACTCGTTTCAAGGAAACGATCGAGGAATTTCCGGGGCTGCCTGGTCTTTCTCATTAGTAAAAGGATCTCAGGGGAGCAGCTTTCCACTCCAAATTGAACCTCGACTTTGAGATGGGACAAAAGTTCGATATCTTCGCGGTCAAGATATTCGGGGCGGGTTTCAATGACGACCCAGAATTTGGGCGCGGCCTCGACCAGTCTCTTCAAAAATTCTTTTCTCCAGGCCGATCTCAGGCCGAAGCAGGCATCGGCGGCGGCCACGCCCATCGGCTTGAACCGCTCTCCCACCAGCAACATTTCCTCGACTGCCATTTCCGGAGAAAAGGCTCGCCATTTGCGTTCTTTCAATGGCTCCATACAGAAAGAGCAGCCAAACGGACACCCCCGCGAATGAAACAGGTACACATTAGTCAACCCCTGGGGAAACTCCGCGCGAAAGAAATCATCGACGAGATTCCAATCGATCCTAATGAACTCCTCCGCCGGAAAAAGAGGGGCCTCAATTATTTGAGTTTCCGAGGGGCGGTCGGCGACCTTAAATCCCTCGGCAATCTCTTTCAGCGGCAGTTCCCCCTCGCCACAGATGACATAATCGATGACATTATCCGGGGTGACAAATTCACGGGGGCGGGCGGAAGCATGATAACCACCCACTACAATCAGCTTGTCGGGAAAAAGCTCCCGACAGATTCGGGCGGTGGCCAGTGTGGCCTGATAGGAGAGACTTGTCCAGCAAGAGAGAGCCAGAATGTCGAAACGGCGGTCGGTCAGAATTTCTCTCACCTTACGTTCGTACCGTCTAATCTGAACGGAACTGTTGGCTCTCCCGATGGTTATCTCAAAATCGGCATATTCAACCGGAAAGAATTGCCCGAGATAAGACGCCACCAGTAATTGTGACGTCTTCATCTCGACTCTTTCCATCCAGGCTGGATAATAGAAACAGGATGGATATGCTATCAGTATCGCCGGGAAGTCTTTTCTCTTCAGTGCGTTTTGTCCCACTCGGCTTCCTGGGCGCTGATTTCATCAAGGAGTTTGGTGATAATCTCCGGGTCCTCGCCGGTTATGCCCTGTTTTTTCTCCATGCGATAGATGCAGAAAGGATTATCCGCCCGACGACCTGAAGCTGAAACGGAAGTTGTGGTGCAGCCGCCTCGGCAGAGAGGAAGGTATTTACACTCACGGCATTCGCCGTCGGCCGTTTCGCGTGTGAACTGACGGTTGTAGGCGAAGGCGCCCGGACGGTTCCAGATTTCGGTGAAAGAGGAGTCACGGATATTCCCCTCGACATACTGCTCCGGCATCGATAAACACCCTTTTACCGCTCCGTTTGACTCAATTCCGGCCACCAACGTTCCGGCATAACAGCCGAAATATGGATAATCATCATTCAGCTTGGCGCCCTTGCATCCATAATAACCGATATTCTCGCCGACATCGACCACCATATCCTTCTGCGTTCTCAAGTCCAGCAGTTTATCAATCAGTTTGGGATAATTATCCAGAGACATGATGAGGTCTTTATGCTGCTGCATCCGCCCGGTATTGGTTGTCAGCTGGATGCGCCAAAGCTTGCAGCCGGCATCCTGCAGTATGAGTTTGATATCATCCAGTTCGTTCAGGTTTATATTAGAAACCTGTGTCACGGCGCAGAAGCGTATATTACCGTTATCGGCCATCATGCGCATGGCGTCAAAGGCCTTTTGCCAGCTGTCATCGCGTTGCCTGATGAAATTGTGGGTCTTTTCGGTCCCGTCAAAACTGACGCCGATATCGCTGAATTTCAGCCGTGCAAAATCCTCAACCACTTCTGCTGTCACGGCCAGACCATTCGTGATAAGATATGACTTGGCGCCCCGGTCTTTTATTCTCTGTGCCAGCAGTTTCCAATCCTCTCTTAACAACGGCTCTCCGCCGGAAAGAGTGATCTCTTCACATCCCAGACCGGTCAGTTCATCTATAAGGTTTAAAGCCTCTTCCGCCGTCAACTCATCCGGGCGTCTCTTACCCGCGGATGTGCCGCAATGAAGGCATCGCATATTGCAGGCAAAGGTAACCTCCCAGATAACGACTTTCGGAAAAATTTTGAATTCGCTCATTATTGCTCCTTTCTGGCAGATGCAACTTGCTGTTGTCTCGAGCGTGCTATTATTTCAAGCATCGGCTGCAGATTATGTTTCCAGGTGTCACACATTTTTTCTTTGGGAAGATCGCGATCGGCGCGACGCGAAGGGCAGCCCCCCATGCAGACCGGCAAAATGCCGCACTCGCTGCATGATTCATCCATAAACGGATCGAATTCGAAAAGGCTGACGAAATTGGGATGCTGATAGTCGATTTCATCCCGGATATTGCCCATAGCTTTGGCAGGATCCCCTACATAATTATAACATCGGCAGAGATTTCCTTCATGGTCAATCACAAAGGAATTTACATTTTGAGCCATGCAGAAAGTGACCGATGGTTGCGGTAGTTTGTCTATTCTAAAGCCTTTATCCAGCAAAAGGCGATAAAAGTCAATCTCAACCCTGGAAAAGTCGGCGGCATCATAGCAGCTCTCGGAAATATTGGAGCATACCTTGGTTGAAGCTTCCAGTTGCCCGAAATAGAGACCGATGCGCTCGCGAATACCGGCTTTGGTCAATTCGTCCAGAAGCTCGGCGATAACATCTATGGTAAAGCTACGATCGACATTGACCCGGATACCGACACCGATCTTCGTCGAGGCGTAAACAAGGTTTTTGATAATGGTGTCAAAACTCTCCTGACCATTCTTAAGCGGTCGTTTCAGATTGTGGAAGCGGGCGGGGCCATCCAGAGTCACCTGTATTTGTTTAACGCCTAATTGGGTCAGTTTGTCGACATTTTCCTTATTCAACAGATATCCGTTGGAGATCATCGAGGCGTTATATTCGAATTTATATTCCTTGCCGAGGTCCCGGAAAGATTCGGTCAAATCCTCGATTATGTCTAAGGCCAGCAGCGGCTCGCCGCCATACCAGGCAATATCGAGTTGGGTCAACCCTTTTGCTTTTTTCTCCACGAAATTAAGGAGTGATTCAATTATTTCGGCCGACATCCGGCCTTTCTTATTCCCCTCATAGCAATAAGGGCAGGCCATGTTGCAGGCCATGGTTGGGGCGAGGGTCAGCCCCAGCGATGACTGGTCATAGCGGGCCAGATTGTGCTGGAACCTGATGGTATTCCATTCATCCCTGTCACCGGCGTCCACAAAGGAGCCGTATTTCAACTGCTTGATGAGTTCCTGTTCCTCCGGACTGAATTCGGGCTCGGCCGCGGCCGACAGCTTGTCGGCTATTTTGTGATAAAGAGTGTAGTTTTCGGAGGTCATCAGGGCTACCGCTCCCGAGCGAGCGTTGTAAGCGATATGATAGCCGTCCTCCCATGGTTGAAAATGATTATATCGAGACAGCTTCCACATAGGATTTTTCTTTCATCTCATAGTTCAAACATGGAGAGGTGTTAGCCCCCTCTCCATGCCGGATTTCACAATGAATTCCTTGAGGCATATGCGGATAGTCCTCTCCGGAGAATTTTTCCACACGGCTTTTTTCCTTTGCCTTACCAATCCACTCGGATGGCCGTCAGATCAGGGTACGGCAGAGAATAGGGCAGAGCCTTTCCCCGCAGGACCAGAGTGACGGACATCTGTTTTTCGTTGCTGAAACAGGTTCAATGAGGAAAATCATTCTAACCTCACCAAAGTTTAACGTTACACATTTCAGCAAGGGCAGCCCGCTCCTGTTGGTACAGGAGAAATAGGCCCGGTATTGGATCGGTCAGCCTTGCCTCTTCTTCCTAAATCGTATCAGGTGGTACGCCGTAGCAGGGTTTAATCCCGCAATAGGTCTTACAGCCCAGTAAGGGGCATACCTCTTTGGAATTAACCCGGGGTTCAACAAGATAAGTCATCCTTGTTACTCCTGTTGTTAAGGTTAGTAGGTAATCCGGGCCAGGGGAGGAGCAGTCCTCCTCTTGTCCGGCGTGCATCTTATATACTGCCTGATTGTCCCCGGGCCATTTCCAGACGGCCCGGGGCAAACCAGTAATCCCAGTGAATTTACCCGAAAATTACTCCGGTACTATGACAACACCATAGCAGGGCTTTATCCCGCAAAAACTGGTGCATCCTTTCAAAACGCAAGGTCCTTTGACGACCGTCGGTTCAATCAGATAGGTCATAATTTCACCTCATAGTTAAGCCGATTACTCTAAATTTCAATCGGCGGTACGCCATAGCAGGGATAAACTACCCCTTTGCAGAGCTTGCCGCTACAGAGAAACGGGCAGACCTGCTTTACAGCATTCGGATCAACCAAGTAAATCATTCTTTCACCTCCTCAGGGTGTTTTGGGTTATGAAATATAGTTATCAGGAACAGGCCATCGGCTTTGACGCCATTAGCAAGGATGGCTCCCGCGGAAGCGGGAACCACCCGAATCGAATCTAAAAGGGTCAGTAACCGACCCATTCCTTACTTAATTTCCCCGAGACTTCAGATAGGAATGCCGTATAAAGGCTGCACGAAATCAAGCGGGCATTTTGCCCCGCAATACGTAGTGCAGAATATCTTGCACCCTTTCTTTGCATCCGTCATCAAGTCGACTGGATTAATTAGATAGATCATTCTAATCCTCCTCAGGATCTAAAGGTTTAGCAGGGAATAATCTCTTATGGCCCAATGCCATAGAGAGGCTTAACACCGCAGAAGACAACTGAGCAGATCTTCTTCGGGCAAGCGCTTCTGCCGCCTTCAATCGGCTGAATAAGGTAAACCATCTTTACCTCCTTCAAATTTTGCTGTTTTGTGCCCTTATGATTATTCCGGCACGCCATAAAGAGGCTTGGCACCACAGAATCTTGAACCGCAGAGTATCAAACATAGAGTGGCACAAACCTTCTTTGTGCAAGCACCCTTGTTCTGCTCAACAGGGTTGACAAGATAGATCATCAACTACCTCCATTGATTAAGGGTTTAATGGTCTTGTAGCATAGGACATGAAGCAAGACATATTTCAGATAGCGAATTTTCCTCGCCAATGAACTTCCCGGCCGTACTTCCAGAAAAGACCACCCTCCAAATGCAAATTAACCACCGGCAGAAAAATAATGATTTAGCAAAAGCAATGCAACCAAAAATGAACATCAAAGCATCCAGCATGCTCAAAACCAGATAAATGTGCTCTCATATTAAATGAAAATCTTTTTCGCACTTAGCAAACATAGTTATCGAAAATCCTTTTGTCAAGCCCAAATATTCATTATCTGCTTAAGTGACAAGACATTATTTGTCTGATTTATTCCTCCTCCGGATGCCCAAGAAGCATATCTCGATATGTTTTTAGGTAATTAGTGCGGCAATGGCAGTGGGGCCAATTAATTCCCGAATTTCCTTGCAAGGTGAGAAAATGCCCCCAAAATGGATTTACTGAAGAGAAGGGCGCAAAATGAGTTAGCAGATTCGCGGTAATTGTTCGCCGCTAATCATATCGACAATACGGCTGGCGCCAATCCTGCTTTTCATCGTGACCATCGATGCCGGCGCTTGGTGAACGTGGCCAATAATGGCTGCATGGGCTCCGCATGGGTGCGCCCGCAGGAGGGCCAACGCTTTTTCCGCATCGGCAGCCCTCACAAAAACCACCATGCGCCCCTCGTTGGCCACGTATAGGGGATCCAGACCAAGAATTTCACAGGCCCCTTTAACATTCTCCTGAACCGGGATAGCCGTCTCCTCAATCTCAATATGGCATTTTGATGTTTCGGCAATCTCGACCAGGGCGCTGGCCAGACCGCCGCGGGTCAGGTCGCGGAGGCAGCGAATTTCTATTCCCGCCGCGAGCAGGTTCATAACCGGCTCGGATAAAGGCGCGCAGTCGCTTTCGATAGTTGACTCAAAAGCCAGACCCTCCCGGGCAGCCATTATAGCCATACCGTGGCGGCCGATATCGCCGCTGAGAAGGACCACATCTCCCACCTTAACTCCGGCAGGAGAGATATTGATATTTCTAGCAATTATCCCGATGCCGGCGGTATTGACGAAAATCCCGTCTCCTTTGCCGTGGTCAACAACTTTCGTATCACCCGTAACGATCTGCACCCCGGCTGTTTCGGCGGCCTTCCGAATTGATTGAACCACCTTCCAGAATGTTTCCATCGGCAGTCCTTCCTCCAGAATAAATCCGACGCTCAGATAAAGAGGGCGAGCGCCGCACATCGCCAGGTCATTGACCGTTCCATAAACCGCCAGCGCTCCGATATCCCCACCGGGGAAGAAAAGCGGCTTGACGACGTAGGAATCGGTCGTAAAGGCGAGTCGGGTATTCTGCAGATTCAAAACTGCTCCATCATGGCGCGCCTCGAGAGCTTCGTTACTGAATGCCGGGACAATTATCTTCTCCAGCAACTGATGCATCAGTCGGCCGCCGCCCCCATGGGCGAGAAGGATATGTGGGTATTCCGATATCGGGATCGGGCAGGAAAGCTGGAAATCCTTCTTTTCGGTCATCAGATTCTTTATCCTATAATTGAATTATCCGATAGAGGTTGAAAACGGCGGTAACGGTAATATGCCGCACAGGCCCCTTCGGAAGAGACCATGGTCGCCCCCAGCGGATGCTCGGGATTGCAACGGGCGGCAAAGGCCGGGCATTCCGGAGGTTTCTTTACCCCGCGCAGAATCAGACCGCTGATGCACTCCGAGGCTTCCTCGACCGATCTGCCGGCCAGGTCGAAACGGAGTTCGGCATCAAAGAATTTATACTCGCCCTCAAGACCCAGACCGCTGAAAGGAATTTCCCCGATGCCGCGCCATTTTCTCGGGATGACCCGAAATACTTCTCTCATCAATTTCTGAGCCGGCAGGTTGCCGGCGCGATTCACAACCCGGGAGTATTGATTTTCCACTGTTGCGCGCCCTTCCTCCAGTTGGCGGACACACATATAAATTCCCTGAAGGATATCCACCGGCTCGAATCCGGCGACTATAATGGGGACATGATAATTACTTGCGATCGGTTCATATTCGGTATATCCCATGACCGCGCAGACATGCCCGGCAGCCAGGAAACCCTGAACACGATTATCGGAGAAAGAGAGAATCGCCTCGATGGCAGGGGGGACCAGAACATGGGACACCAACAGCGAGAAGTTTTTCAGCTCCATCTGCTTCGCCTGGACTGCGGCCATGGCATTAGCCGGAGCGGTCGTTTCAAAACCGACGGCAAAGAAAACTATTTCCTTTTCGGGATTCTCCCGGGCAATCTTGAGGGCGTCCAGCGGAGAATAGACAATCCGGACATCCCCCCCGGAAGCCTTGACCGAAAGGAGGTCTCCGGACGTGCCCGGCACTCTGAGCATATCGCCGAAGGAGGCAAAAATCACTCCGGGTCGCGAGGCGATTTCGACCGCTTTATCGATCAACTCCACCGGCGTGACGCAGACCGGACAGCCGGGGCCGTGCAGGAGAGTGATTTCTTTGGGCAGAAGTTCATCCACGCCGAATTTGACAATGGCATGGGTTTGTCCCCCGCAGACCTCCATAATGATCCAGGGACGGGTGACAACTCGAGCGATGGCTTTGGCAAATTCCCGGGCGGCCCGGCCATCACGATATTCATCGAGATACTTCACTGTTTCTCGTCTCCGGAATCGGATAATCTCTCAATTTCGGCCAGGTACTCGAAGACCTGTTCGGCCTCCTGTTCGTCGATAACACTTATCGCCACCCCGACATGAACCAGGACATAATCATCGACGTTGGCTTCAGGCACACAGGTTAAATTGACCTCTCTGATAGTGCCGCCAAAACTGACCCGTCCGGTTCGTGTCAGAGGATCATCACCGGTAATACTTAACACCTTGCCGGGAATTGCTAAACACATTTATTCATTTCCTTCCTTTGAATCCGCCATCGCCGCCGCCACTATTTGCCCCAGAGCGATGCCGCCGTCATTAGGGGGGATTCTCTGATGCCAGCAGGGGAGAAATCCTTCGGCTCGAAGCCGGGTGACCGCCCGCTCTGTCAGGTAGCGATTCTGAAAACAACCGCCGCTGAGAACAACCCTTTTTTCACCGCTGCTTCGGGCCATTTCCACAATTATTTCGACCATCGTATTATGAAACCTGGCCGCTATCAGACCGCCGGGAGCATCACTGCGCCGATCTTTAATCACCTCTTCTATCATTGGCTGCCAGTCGATTATTTTGGTTTCCGAATTACAATCAATCAGGAAAGGATATGATGCTTCGGTGTCAAATCCATCAAGTGCATATTCCAGTTCCATAGCTGCCTGTCCTTCATACTTTGTCTCCTGCCTGATTCCTATTATGGAGGCGACCGCATCAAAGAGCCGTCCGGCGCTGGAAGTATAATGCGAGTTGATTGACTTTTCAAGCATCTGCTTCAGAATTGCCATTTCCTGAGAAGTAAAGGCGGCAATAGAAGGCATATTCAATTGCTCCGGCATTTTCCCCCCATACATCTCAAATAAAAGCCCCAGAGCTGTACGCCTTGGTTCTCTGATTGCCTTATCACCTCCCGGGAGGGGAAAGGTGCGGAAATATCCCGCCCTCCGGAAGCCATATTCCGATATTTCCAGAAATTCGCCGCCCCAGATAGTGCCGTCGGTGCCGAGTCCGGTGCCGTCCCATGAAACGCCCAGAACCGGAGGAGTGATTTCGTTTTCCGCCATGCAGGAAAGAATATGGGCATAATGGTGCTGAACGTGTACCACTGGTAATCCCTGTTTTTCGGCAAACTGGGAAGAGAGGTAGCCGGGATGCAGATCGGAGGCGAGCATTTTCGGGGCGAAATCGTAAAGCTTGCGAAAATCGGCGCCGGCATTTTCAAATGCTTCATAGGCCTGAGCCGTCTCCAGATCGCCGATATGCTGGCTGATAAATGCTTCTTTTCCGATGGAAATAGCTATGGTATTTTTGAGATGTGCGCCCACGGCGAAAATTCGGGGCATCTCTTTTTTGAGTGGCACCGGCAGAGGGGCATATCCCCGCGCCCGGCGGATGACCATTTCCCGTCCCATCATTACTCTTACCACCGAATCATCAATCGGTCGGGCAATAGGGCGGTTATGTGCTAGAAATAACTCGGCAATGCCACCCAGCCGTGCCAGAGCCTCTCTTTCATCGGTGCAAATCGGTTCGTCCGAAATATTTCCGCTGGTGGCGACGATAGGGAAACCAAGTTCATCCATTAAGATATGGTGCAGGGGTGAGTAGGGCAGCATGATCCCCAGGTGGGGATTCCCAGGGGCAATCGAAGACGAAATACTTCCGACCGCGGTGTCAGCGGGCGCATGTCGTTTCAAAAGGACAATGGGTGATTCGGGAGAAAGCAATAGTCGAGCCTCCAGGTCGGAGACATGGCATTCCCTTCGCGCCGCTTCCAGCGACGGATACATCAGGGCGAAAGGCTTCTCCTCGCGCCCCTTCCTTTGCCGCAGTCCTATTACCGCCTCATCATTGCGAGCATCCACCATTAAATGAAATCCACCAATCCCTTTTACAGCCACGATATGTCCGTTTCTGATTCCCTCTGCAGCCGCCAACAGCGCCGCGTGACTGCTTTGTTCCACTTTACCTTTAGCATCCCATAGTTCAATATGCGGGCCGCATTTCGGGCAGGCATTGGGTTGGGCATGGAAACGGCGATTTCGCGGGTTTTCATATTCGTCCCGACATTCCTCACACATGACAAAATAGGACATGGTCGTATTGGGGCGATCGTACGGCAGGGCCGAAATAATGCTGTAGCGGGGGCCGCAATTGGTACAATTGGTGAAAGGATAAAGATAACGCCGGTTCTTAGAATCCCGCATATCATTGAGACAGTCAGGGCAGGTTGCAATATCGGGCAGGATGAGAGCCGTTTTGTCACCGGTCTGATCACTTTCGTGGATTTCAAAGCTCTTATAATGGCTTGGGTCGAGATAAGAATATTCAAGACTCTGGATAAACGACCGCGGCGGTTTTTCCGGTCCGACTCGCAGGAGGAATCGCTCGAGTCTATTCTCGGGGCCTTCCAGTTCAATGGTGACGCCCCGGGCGGAATTATTCACCCAGCCGGTCAGTTCCAGCTCGGTGGCAAGGCGAAATACGAAGGGGCGAAAACCCACTCCTTGTACCGCGCCGCG contains these protein-coding regions:
- a CDS encoding ABC transporter ATP-binding protein, producing MKKIRRLWNYLKPYWVIELITFFVMAIMACLALVLPVAVQYLIDNLIPSMIAAHGQGGNLRKVVLFGAFLITIYLFNIFFSYLRDYLAAKVGANIIADIRSQLFAHLEKLSLKFFQTHQVGEMMSRLLSDAGQLQGLLTSTLLMFLTNVFLLLAIMIYLLNVNTFLTLIAVIPVPLTILLSHAYGKKVNNIMRRLQETLAQLSARIQEAFLSIKTIKAFGQEDSERGKVDTVLKGLTGLYIKNSIINSLSINLIHFINMIGPIVVLSWGTYMIAGGTMKLGALMAFYMLLTYLYSPIQDLASINLQVQGAMASVNRIFEYLDLPPSITEDEKPAVIEQATGEIALEKVGFSYSAEGFNISDLNLKIKAKEKLAIVGPSGSGKTTIINLIMRFYDPDSGVIKLDGIDIRRLSIKSLRDNMSLVDQDPLLFRTTIFENISYSKPGASMEEVIEAARVANIHDFIASLNDGYNSMVGERGVTLSGGEKQRICLARAIIKNPSILILDEATSALDSLSEALIQESLKHILIDKTAIIIAHRLSTVEHADRILVIDNGRIVDEGKHEELLEESPLYRDLAKRQLKA
- a CDS encoding radical SAM protein — encoded protein: MGQNALKRKDFPAILIAYPSCFYYPAWMERVEMKTSQLLVASYLGQFFPVEYADFEITIGRANSSVQIRRYERKVREILTDRRFDILALSCWTSLSYQATLATARICRELFPDKLIVVGGYHASARPREFVTPDNVIDYVICGEGELPLKEIAEGFKVADRPSETQIIEAPLFPAEEFIRIDWNLVDDFFRAEFPQGLTNVYLFHSRGCPFGCSFCMEPLKERKWRAFSPEMAVEEMLLVGERFKPMGVAAADACFGLRSAWRKEFLKRLVEAAPKFWVVIETRPEYLDREDIELLSHLKVEVQFGVESCSPEILLLMRKTRQPRKFLDRFLETSHLLSEKGVLHRANLIFNHPGETRRTLEETFAFIDRELVYRGTSLMWAAHAYMHFPGCELDVNRQYYEEKYGTRFLKPEWWKGTDDQYEASMDCDPSGDLQGEDRHLWRKMLEERSDAMKAALTPLAFRFAAAKYYLEWKSEPSHEKN
- a CDS encoding radical SAM protein, yielding MSEFKIFPKVVIWEVTFACNMRCLHCGTSAGKRRPDELTAEEALNLIDELTGLGCEEITLSGGEPLLREDWKLLAQRIKDRGAKSYLITNGLAVTAEVVEDFARLKFSDIGVSFDGTEKTHNFIRQRDDSWQKAFDAMRMMADNGNIRFCAVTQVSNINLNELDDIKLILQDAGCKLWRIQLTTNTGRMQQHKDLIMSLDNYPKLIDKLLDLRTQKDMVVDVGENIGYYGCKGAKLNDDYPYFGCYAGTLVAGIESNGAVKGCLSMPEQYVEGNIRDSSFTEIWNRPGAFAYNRQFTRETADGECRECKYLPLCRGGCTTTSVSASGRRADNPFCIYRMEKKQGITGEDPEIITKLLDEISAQEAEWDKTH
- a CDS encoding SPASM domain-containing protein; translated protein: MWKLSRYNHFQPWEDGYHIAYNARSGAVALMTSENYTLYHKIADKLSAAAEPEFSPEEQELIKQLKYGSFVDAGDRDEWNTIRFQHNLARYDQSSLGLTLAPTMACNMACPYCYEGNKKGRMSAEIIESLLNFVEKKAKGLTQLDIAWYGGEPLLALDIIEDLTESFRDLGKEYKFEYNASMISNGYLLNKENVDKLTQLGVKQIQVTLDGPARFHNLKRPLKNGQESFDTIIKNLVYASTKIGVGIRVNVDRSFTIDVIAELLDELTKAGIRERIGLYFGQLEASTKVCSNISESCYDAADFSRVEIDFYRLLLDKGFRIDKLPQPSVTFCMAQNVNSFVIDHEGNLCRCYNYVGDPAKAMGNIRDEIDYQHPNFVSLFEFDPFMDESCSECGILPVCMGGCPSRRADRDLPKEKMCDTWKHNLQPMLEIIARSRQQQVASARKEQ
- the hypE gene encoding hydrogenase expression/formation protein HypE, translating into MTEKKDFQLSCPIPISEYPHILLAHGGGGRLMHQLLEKIIVPAFSNEALEARHDGAVLNLQNTRLAFTTDSYVVKPLFFPGGDIGALAVYGTVNDLAMCGARPLYLSVGFILEEGLPMETFWKVVQSIRKAAETAGVQIVTGDTKVVDHGKGDGIFVNTAGIGIIARNINISPAGVKVGDVVLLSGDIGRHGMAIMAAREGLAFESTIESDCAPLSEPVMNLLAAGIEIRCLRDLTRGGLASALVEIAETSKCHIEIEETAIPVQENVKGACEILGLDPLYVANEGRMVVFVRAADAEKALALLRAHPCGAHAAIIGHVHQAPASMVTMKSRIGASRIVDMISGEQLPRIC
- the hypD gene encoding hydrogenase formation protein HypD, whose product is MKYLDEYRDGRAAREFAKAIARVVTRPWIIMEVCGGQTHAIVKFGVDELLPKEITLLHGPGCPVCVTPVELIDKAVEIASRPGVIFASFGDMLRVPGTSGDLLSVKASGGDVRIVYSPLDALKIARENPEKEIVFFAVGFETTAPANAMAAVQAKQMELKNFSLLVSHVLVPPAIEAILSFSDNRVQGFLAAGHVCAVMGYTEYEPIASNYHVPIIVAGFEPVDILQGIYMCVRQLEEGRATVENQYSRVVNRAGNLPAQKLMREVFRVIPRKWRGIGEIPFSGLGLEGEYKFFDAELRFDLAGRSVEEASECISGLILRGVKKPPECPAFAARCNPEHPLGATMVSSEGACAAYYRYRRFQPLSDNSIIG
- a CDS encoding HypC/HybG/HupF family hydrogenase formation chaperone, which codes for MCLAIPGKVLSITGDDPLTRTGRVSFGGTIREVNLTCVPEANVDDYVLVHVGVAISVIDEQEAEQVFEYLAEIERLSDSGDEKQ